Proteins encoded by one window of Engraulis encrasicolus isolate BLACKSEA-1 chromosome 21, IST_EnEncr_1.0, whole genome shotgun sequence:
- the LOC134437131 gene encoding sodium/hydrogen exchanger 9B2: protein MSESGSSGCCSRLRACPKPRGLLATAITKAVMGALVFGVVWSITGPECLPGRNLFGLVILFLCAVGGGKLVGMVQFPTLPPLPPLLGMLLAGLVLRNVPYVSDAVYIEQSWSSAMRNIALAIILTRAGLGLNPQALRRLKGVCVRVAVGPCTTEACTVAVLSHFLLGLPWIWGFILGFVLAAVSPAVVVPSMLLLQREGYGVQKGVPTLLMAAGSFDDILAITGFSTCLGMAFGTGSTWFNLLKGLLEVVGGVVAGLIMGLFIHLFPSDDQDELVQRRSYMLVALSVFSVFGSRAVGFAGAGGLCTLVLAFLAGLSWGPAKAPIAAVVGVAWDLFQPLLFGLIGAEIVITTLNPSTVGLGIAALLVGLVVRVCVTYLSVTFAGFTLKEKIFISLAWMPKATVQAAIGSTALDLAREEGNVELEGYGLQVLTVAVLAILITAPIGAVAIGLTGPRLLQRYTTMPEEQTEKPVEMPEAMDGKDNPTYESKL from the exons CGGTGATGGGGGCCCTGGTGTTCGGCGTGGTGTGGTCCATCACGGGGCCCGAGTGTCTGCCGGGGAGGAACCTGTTCGGGCTGGTCATCCTGTTCCTGTGTGCCGTGGGAGGGGGCAAACTAGTGGGCATGGTGCAGTTCCCcaccctgcctcccctgcctcctcTGCTGG GCATGCTGTTGGCGGGCCTGGTGCTGCGTAATGTGCCCTATGTGTCGGATGCTGTGTATATTGAACAGAGCTGGTCATCAGCCATGAGGAACATCGCCCTGGCCATTATACTGACCCGCGCTGGACTCGGACTCAACCCTCAG gccCTGCGTCGTctgaagggagtgtgtgtgagagtagcaGTGGGTCCCTGCACTACTGAAGCCTGCACAGTAGCCGTCCTCTCCCACTTCCTGCTGGGTCTACCCTGGATATGGGGATTCATCCTGGG gtttgtgttgGCTGCAGTGTCGCCTGCTGTGGTGGTGCCCTCCATGCTGCTCCTCCAGAGGGAGGGCTATGGGGTCCAGAAGGGGGTCCCCACTCTACTCATGGCTGCCGGCAGCTTCGATGACATCCTGGCCATCACAGGCTTCTCAACGTGCCTTGGGATGGCCTTTGGAACAG ggTCCACGTGGTTTAACCTCCTGAAGGGTCTGCTGGAGGTGGTGGGCGGGGTGGTGGCCGGACTCATAATGGGACTCTTCATACACCTCTTCCCCAGCGACGACcag GATGAGTTGGTCCAGAGGCGTTCCTACATGCTGGTGGCCCTGTCGGTGTTCTCCGTGTTTGGGAGTCGAGCGGTGGGCTTTGCTGGGGCCGGGGGCCTCTGCACTCTGGTGCTCGCCTTCCTCGCCGGGCTCAGCTGGGGCCCCGCAAAg gcCCCAATTGCTGCTGTGGTGGGCGTGGCCTGGGATTTATTCCAGCCCCTCCTCTTCGGTCTGATTGGAGCAGAGATCGTCATCACCACACTCAATCCCAGCACAGTgg gtCTGGGTATAGCAGCGTTGCTGGTGGGCCTGGTGGTACGGGTGTGCGTGACCTACCTGTCGGTCACCTTCGCTGGCTTCACCCTCAAGGAGAAGATCTTCATCTCGCTCGCCTGGATGCCCAAAGCCaccgtgcag gcAGCCATTGGCTCCACAGCCCTGGACCTGGCCCGTGAGGAGGGCAATGTGGAGCTGGAGGGCTATGGGCTCCAGGTGCTGACCGTGGCTGTGCTGGCCATCCTCATCACCGCCCCCATAGGGGCTGTGGCCATAGGCCTCACAGGACCACGCCTGCTGCAGAGATACACCACCATGCCGGAGGAACAGACAG AGAAGCCAGTGGAGATGCCTGAAGCAATGGATGGAAAAGACAACCCCACCTATGAGAGCAAactatag
- the LOC134437135 gene encoding uncharacterized protein LOC134437135, protein MVVLTYWLLLVLISLFLEVSTGEGQGVWLDGFQPPELDGAPVPPCFIITIAPPPLPTTSAQQPATTATPPKPPTPPIQPQTQARLPNPTLKQSQGNAQLKRDQLLSLLVLLLTNQRGGTPAAARRPVPRTGVVATRRNRGNAGAVLPWWAVPTQTRDGTRVGSVLGLPWGPAPRRGSDSSSSEELRK, encoded by the exons ATGGTTGTCCTCACCTACTGGCTACTCCTCGTCTTGATCTCATTATTCTTGGAGGTGTCCACAG GAGAAGGCCAGGGTGTGTGGCTGGACGGCTTCCAGCCGCCGGAGCTTGACGGAGCCCCAGTCCCGCCTTGctttatcatcaccatagcacCACCTCCACTTCCCACCACCAGTGCCCAGCAACCAGCAACTACCGCCACCCCACCAAAACCACCAACACCGCCAATccagccacagacacaggcacgcctCCCGAACCCCACCCTCAAACAATCCCAAGGCAACGCCCAGCTGAAGAGGGACCAATTGCTTTCTCTGCTGGTCCTCCTCTTGACCAATCAGAGAGGGGGAACTCCTGCTGCTGCTCGCAGGCCGGTTCCGAGAACGGGAGTCGTGGCGACGAGGCGAAACCGTGGTAATGCTGGCGCTGTGTTGCCATGGTGGGCGGTCCCGACTCAGACACGGGATGGGACGAGGGTGGGGTCCGTGCTTGGATTACCATGGGGACCCGCCCCCAGGAGAGGATCAGACTCTTCCTCATCAGAGGAGTTAAGGAAGTAG